In a single window of the Serratia quinivorans genome:
- the isiB gene encoding Flavodoxin produces the protein MKIGLFYGSSTCYTEMAAEKIREILGEDLVDLHNLKDVSPKLMEEYSILILGMPTWDFGELQEDWEAIWPQLTTLDLQGKIVAMYGMGDQLGYGEWFLDALGMLHDHIAPLGVQFIGFWPIDGFEFTSPKPLSADGKHFVGLALDDVNQYDMSEERLQQWCEQILLEMEPLL, from the coding sequence ATGAAGATTGGTCTGTTTTACGGCTCCAGCACCTGCTACACCGAGATGGCGGCAGAAAAAATCCGTGAGATTTTAGGTGAAGACCTGGTCGACCTGCACAACCTGAAAGACGTTTCCCCCAAGCTGATGGAAGAGTACTCCATCCTGATCCTCGGCATGCCAACCTGGGATTTCGGTGAGCTTCAGGAAGACTGGGAAGCGATTTGGCCACAGCTGACCACGCTGGATCTCCAGGGGAAAATTGTCGCCATGTATGGCATGGGCGATCAACTCGGCTACGGCGAATGGTTCCTCGATGCACTCGGCATGTTGCACGATCACATTGCCCCACTGGGCGTACAGTTTATTGGTTTCTGGCCGATCGACGGCTTCGAATTCACCAGCCCGAAACCACTAAGCGCCGACGGCAAACACTTTGTTGGCCTGGCGCTCGATGATGTGAACCAATACGACATGAGCGAAGAACGTCTGCAACAGTGGTGCGAACAGATCCTGCTGGAGATGGAACCCCTGCTGTAA
- the xerD_5 gene encoding Tyrosine recombinase XerD yields the protein MQQQESALIEQFLDALWLERNLAENTLASYRLDLQALGAWLNQQNTSLLQAQALDLQAFLADRVEGGYKATSSARLLSAMRRLFQYLYRENMRSDDPTALLASPKLPQRLPKDLSEAQVDALLKAPCVDQPLELRDKAMLEVLYATGLRVSELVGLTISDVSLRQGVVRVIGKGNKERLVPLGEEAVYWIENYLEHGRPWMVNGQALDVLFPSNRSQQMTRQTFWHRIKHYAILAGIDSERLSPHVLRHAFATHLLNHGADLRVVQMLLGHSDLSTTQIYTHVATERLKQLHQQHHPRA from the coding sequence GTGCAACAGCAAGAGAGTGCGTTGATTGAGCAATTCCTGGATGCGCTGTGGCTCGAACGTAATCTGGCAGAAAATACGCTGGCCTCTTACCGATTGGATTTGCAGGCGCTGGGTGCCTGGCTGAATCAGCAAAATACCTCGCTGTTACAGGCACAGGCGCTGGATTTACAGGCGTTTCTCGCTGATCGGGTGGAGGGAGGATATAAAGCGACCAGCTCCGCACGTTTGCTGAGCGCTATGCGCCGTCTGTTCCAATACCTGTATCGCGAAAATATGCGTAGTGACGATCCCACGGCACTGCTGGCTTCGCCGAAGTTGCCGCAGCGCCTGCCGAAAGACTTGAGCGAAGCGCAGGTCGATGCGCTGCTGAAGGCGCCCTGTGTCGATCAGCCGCTGGAGCTGCGTGACAAGGCGATGCTGGAAGTGCTGTACGCTACCGGGCTGCGCGTCTCCGAACTGGTCGGGCTGACCATCAGCGATGTCAGCCTGCGTCAGGGCGTGGTACGGGTGATAGGTAAAGGCAACAAGGAACGACTGGTGCCGCTGGGTGAAGAAGCGGTGTACTGGATAGAAAATTATCTGGAGCACGGCCGCCCGTGGATGGTCAACGGCCAGGCGCTGGACGTCTTGTTCCCCAGCAACCGCAGCCAGCAAATGACCCGACAGACATTCTGGCATCGCATCAAACACTATGCGATCCTAGCGGGTATTGACAGCGAGAGGCTGTCGCCGCACGTGTTGCGCCACGCGTTTGCCACCCATTTGCTGAACCATGGGGCCGATCTCCGTGTCGTACAGATGTTATTGGGGCATAGCGACCTCTCGACCACACAAATTTACACGCATGTAGCGACTGAAAGACTTAAACAGCTACATCAACAGCACCACCCGCGTGCCTGA
- the dsbC gene encoding Thiol:disulfide interchange protein DsbC precursor — MKKGLMLLSMLVASVTGAAHADDAAIQKALGSLGIQQADVQPSPVNGLKTVLTDSGVLYVTEDGKHILQGPLYDVSGKEPVNVTNQLLTGKLEALKDQMIVYKAPKQKHVITVFTDITCGYCHKLHQQMKEYNDLGITVRYLAFPRQGLNSQAEKDMQSIWCTADKAKAFDTAMKGDAVSPATCKTDISKHYALGVQFGIQGTPAIILENGMMIPGYQGPKEMAAMLDAHQTATKTGG; from the coding sequence ATGAAGAAAGGTTTAATGCTGCTCTCTATGCTGGTGGCTTCAGTGACCGGCGCGGCCCATGCCGACGACGCGGCAATTCAAAAAGCACTTGGCAGCCTGGGCATTCAGCAGGCGGACGTGCAGCCTTCACCGGTGAACGGCCTGAAAACCGTATTGACCGATAGCGGCGTGCTGTACGTGACCGAAGACGGCAAACACATTCTGCAAGGCCCGCTGTACGACGTCAGTGGCAAAGAGCCGGTTAACGTCACCAACCAACTGCTGACCGGCAAGCTGGAAGCGCTGAAAGATCAGATGATCGTCTACAAAGCGCCAAAGCAGAAACACGTGATCACCGTGTTCACCGACATCACCTGTGGCTATTGCCACAAGCTGCACCAGCAGATGAAAGAATATAACGATCTGGGCATTACCGTCCGTTATCTGGCGTTCCCGCGTCAGGGGCTGAATTCCCAGGCCGAAAAAGACATGCAGTCAATCTGGTGTACCGCCGACAAGGCCAAGGCCTTCGATACCGCCATGAAAGGCGACGCGGTTTCTCCGGCGACCTGTAAAACCGATATCAGCAAACACTATGCGCTCGGCGTGCAGTTCGGTATTCAGGGCACCCCGGCGATCATTCTGGAAAACGGCATGATGATCCCAGGGTATCAGGGGCCAAAAGAGATGGCCGCCATGCTGGACGCGCATCAGACCGCAACCAAAACCGGTGGTTAA
- the recJ gene encoding Single-stranded-DNA-specific exonuclease recJ gives MSIKTQLRRRAATDDSHLPASLHPLLRRLYALRGVQAEQELERSVKGMLPWQQLDGIDTAVGILQQALAASRRIMVVGDFDADGATSTALTVLALRSMGGSAVDYLVPNRFEDGYGLSPEVVEQAATRGAELILTVDNGISSHAGVDVAHAKGMQVLVTDHHLPGETLPAAEAIVNPNLRGCEFPSKSLAGVGVAFYLMLALRARLRDSGWFEQRALAMPNLAELLDLVALGTVADVVPLDANNRILVYQGLNRIRAGKCRPGIRALLEVANRDARQLAANDLGFALGPRLNAAGRLDDMSIGVALLLSDDIAQARMLANDLDALNLTRREIEQGMQVEALQLCDELERSSTALPYGLAMYHPEWHQGVVGILASRIKERFHRPVIAFAPAGEGILKGSGRSIAGLHMRDALERLDTLNPGLMMKFGGHAMAAGLSLEESKFDEFRQRFGDLVGEWLDPAMLEGVIWSDGELAMQELSLETAELLREGGPWGQAFPEPTFDGTFRILQQRLVGEKHLKLMVEPLGGGPLLDGIAFNVDTTLWPDSSVREVELAYKLDVNEFRGNRNVQLLIQHLWPR, from the coding sequence GTGAGCATCAAAACACAACTACGCCGCCGTGCGGCGACGGACGACAGCCATTTGCCAGCCAGCCTGCACCCGCTGTTGCGCCGTTTATATGCGCTGCGCGGCGTTCAGGCTGAGCAGGAATTGGAACGCAGCGTCAAAGGCATGCTGCCGTGGCAGCAGTTGGATGGCATTGACACCGCCGTTGGCATTCTGCAACAGGCGCTGGCGGCGAGTCGCCGCATCATGGTGGTGGGGGACTTCGACGCTGATGGCGCCACCAGTACTGCGTTGACGGTGTTGGCGCTGCGCAGCATGGGCGGCAGTGCGGTCGATTATCTGGTGCCGAATCGTTTTGAGGACGGCTACGGCCTGAGTCCCGAAGTGGTCGAACAGGCGGCGACGCGCGGTGCCGAATTGATCCTCACGGTGGATAACGGCATCTCTTCCCATGCGGGAGTGGACGTGGCCCACGCCAAAGGCATGCAGGTGCTGGTGACTGACCACCACCTGCCGGGGGAAACCCTGCCGGCGGCGGAAGCGATCGTCAACCCGAACCTGCGCGGCTGTGAGTTCCCTTCCAAATCCCTGGCCGGCGTCGGTGTGGCTTTTTATCTGATGCTGGCGCTGCGTGCGCGGCTGCGTGACAGCGGCTGGTTCGAACAACGTGCGCTGGCGATGCCGAACCTGGCGGAACTGCTGGATCTGGTCGCGCTCGGTACGGTGGCGGACGTGGTGCCACTCGACGCCAACAACCGCATTCTGGTGTACCAGGGCTTGAACCGCATCCGCGCCGGTAAATGCCGGCCGGGCATCCGGGCGCTGCTGGAAGTGGCTAATCGTGATGCACGTCAGCTGGCGGCCAACGATCTCGGCTTTGCGCTGGGGCCGCGGCTCAACGCCGCCGGGCGGCTGGATGATATGTCGATCGGCGTGGCCTTGTTGTTGAGTGATGACATCGCGCAGGCGCGTATGTTGGCTAACGATCTTGATGCGCTCAATCTGACACGGCGTGAGATTGAACAGGGCATGCAGGTTGAAGCTCTGCAGCTGTGCGACGAACTCGAGCGCAGCAGCACCGCCTTGCCATACGGGCTGGCGATGTATCATCCGGAGTGGCATCAGGGCGTGGTGGGGATTCTGGCCTCACGCATCAAGGAGCGCTTCCATCGCCCGGTGATAGCCTTTGCACCGGCCGGTGAGGGCATTCTTAAAGGTTCGGGCCGTTCGATAGCCGGTCTGCACATGCGTGATGCGCTGGAGCGGTTGGATACGCTGAATCCGGGGTTGATGATGAAGTTCGGTGGTCATGCCATGGCGGCCGGGCTGTCGCTGGAAGAGAGCAAATTCGACGAGTTCCGCCAGCGCTTTGGCGATCTGGTGGGTGAATGGCTCGATCCGGCGATGCTGGAAGGGGTGATTTGGTCTGACGGCGAACTGGCGATGCAGGAACTTTCGCTCGAAACGGCGGAGCTGTTGCGCGAGGGCGGCCCCTGGGGCCAGGCGTTCCCGGAACCGACCTTCGATGGCACATTCCGCATCCTGCAGCAGCGGCTGGTGGGCGAGAAACACCTGAAACTGATGGTGGAACCGCTTGGCGGCGGCCCGCTGCTGGACGGTATCGCGTTCAATGTCGATACCACCCTGTGGCCCGACAGCAGCGTGCGCGAAGTGGAGCTGGCCTACAAGCTCGACGTCAACGAGTTCCGTGGCAACCGTAACGTGCAGTTACTGATCCAGCACCTCTGGCCGCGTTGA
- the prfB gene encoding Peptide chain release factor 2 translates to MAIEADDEETFNEAVVELDQLSAKLEQLEFRRMFSGEYDSADCYLDIQAGSGGTEAQDWASMLLRMYLRWAEAKGFKTEVIEESDGDVAGVKSATIKIIGDYAFGWLRTETGVHRLVRKSPFDSGGRRHTSFSSVFIYPEVDDDIDIDINPADLRIDVYRASGAGGQHVNKTESAVRITHLPTNIVVQCQNDRSQHKNKDQAFKQLRAKLYEFEMQKKNADKQMMEDNKSDIGWGSQIRSYVLDDARIKDLRTNVETRNTQAVLDGDLDKFIEASLKAGL, encoded by the coding sequence TTGGCGATTGAAGCCGACGATGAAGAAACCTTTAACGAAGCCGTCGTTGAGCTTGATCAACTGTCTGCCAAGCTTGAGCAATTAGAATTCCGTCGTATGTTCTCTGGTGAATACGACAGTGCTGATTGTTACCTGGATATCCAGGCGGGTTCCGGCGGCACCGAAGCACAGGACTGGGCCAGCATGTTGCTGCGCATGTACCTGCGCTGGGCCGAGGCCAAAGGCTTCAAGACCGAAGTGATTGAAGAGTCCGACGGCGACGTGGCAGGGGTGAAGTCCGCCACCATCAAGATCATCGGTGACTATGCGTTCGGCTGGTTGCGTACTGAAACCGGCGTACATCGCCTGGTGCGCAAGAGCCCGTTCGACTCCGGCGGCCGTCGTCATACCTCGTTCAGTTCGGTGTTTATCTACCCGGAAGTGGACGACGATATCGATATCGACATCAACCCGGCGGATTTGCGTATAGACGTTTACCGCGCCTCGGGTGCGGGTGGTCAGCACGTGAACAAAACTGAGTCGGCGGTGCGTATTACCCACTTGCCGACCAACATCGTAGTGCAGTGTCAGAACGACCGTTCTCAGCATAAGAACAAGGATCAAGCGTTTAAACAGCTGCGAGCCAAGCTGTACGAGTTTGAGATGCAAAAGAAAAATGCTGATAAACAGATGATGGAAGACAACAAGTCCGATATCGGGTGGGGCAGCCAAATCCGCTCTTACGTGCTGGATGACGCCCGAATCAAGGATTTGCGCACTAACGTTGAAACGCGCAACACGCAGGCCGTATTAGATGGCGACCTGGATAAATTCATTGAGGCAAGTTTGAAAGCCGGGTTATAA
- the lysS gene encoding Lysine--tRNA ligase, whose translation MSEQQPQGAEQALDLNNELQSRREKLASLRENGIAFPNDFRRDTTSDKLHAAYGDKDNEELEALGVEVTVAGRMMTRRIMGKASFVTLQDVGGRIQLYVARDDLAEGVYNEEFKKWDLGDILGARGKLFKTKTGELSIQCTELRLLTKALRPLPDKFHGLADQETRYRQRYLDLIANDESRKTFQVRSQIMAAMRNFMVERGFMEVETPMMQVIPGGASARPFVTHHNALDIDMYLRIAPELYLKRLVVGGFERVFEINRNFRNEGVSPRHNPEFTMMELYMAYADYKDLIELTESLFRTLTQNVLGNTQVQYGDEVFDFGKPFVKLTMTEAIKKYRPETDLADLADMGKAVAIAESIGIKVEKSWGLGRVVTEIFEEVAESHLIQPTFITEYPAEVSPLARRNDVNPEITDRFEFFIGGREIGNGFSELNDAEDQAQRFADQANAKDAGDDEAMFYDEDYVTALEHGLPPTAGLGIGIDRMVMLFTNSHTIRDVILFPAMRPQK comes from the coding sequence ATGTCTGAGCAACAACCACAAGGCGCCGAACAGGCGCTGGATCTCAATAACGAGTTGCAGTCACGCCGTGAAAAACTGGCTTCGCTGCGCGAGAACGGCATTGCGTTCCCGAATGATTTCCGTCGCGACACCACGTCCGACAAGCTGCACGCTGCGTACGGCGATAAAGACAACGAAGAGCTGGAAGCACTGGGTGTAGAAGTCACCGTTGCCGGCCGTATGATGACCCGCCGTATCATGGGCAAGGCATCCTTTGTCACGCTGCAAGACGTTGGTGGCCGCATCCAGCTGTACGTCGCCCGCGACGATCTGGCGGAAGGCGTTTACAACGAAGAATTCAAGAAGTGGGACCTGGGTGACATCCTTGGCGCACGCGGCAAGCTGTTCAAAACCAAGACGGGTGAACTGTCTATCCAATGCACCGAACTGCGCCTGTTGACCAAGGCACTGCGCCCGCTGCCGGACAAGTTCCACGGCCTGGCCGATCAGGAAACCCGCTATCGTCAGCGTTACCTGGATCTGATTGCCAACGACGAATCGCGCAAGACCTTCCAGGTGCGTTCTCAGATCATGGCGGCGATGCGTAACTTCATGGTGGAACGCGGCTTCATGGAAGTCGAAACCCCTATGATGCAGGTGATCCCGGGTGGTGCTTCTGCTCGTCCATTCGTGACTCACCACAATGCGCTGGACATCGATATGTACCTGCGTATTGCCCCAGAGCTGTACCTGAAGCGTCTGGTGGTAGGTGGCTTCGAGCGCGTGTTCGAAATCAACCGTAACTTCCGTAACGAAGGCGTTTCTCCGCGTCATAACCCAGAGTTCACCATGATGGAACTCTATATGGCTTACGCGGATTACAAAGATCTGATCGAACTGACCGAGTCGTTGTTCCGCACCCTGACCCAGAACGTGCTGGGTAATACTCAGGTGCAGTACGGTGATGAAGTGTTCGACTTCGGCAAGCCGTTCGTGAAGCTGACCATGACCGAGGCGATCAAAAAATACCGTCCGGAAACCGATCTGGCTGACCTGGCTGATATGGGCAAAGCGGTGGCTATCGCTGAATCCATCGGCATCAAGGTTGAGAAGAGCTGGGGTCTGGGCCGCGTAGTGACCGAGATCTTCGAAGAAGTGGCGGAAAGCCATCTGATTCAGCCGACTTTCATCACTGAATACCCGGCCGAAGTTTCACCGCTGGCACGCCGTAACGACGTTAACCCGGAAATCACTGACCGCTTTGAGTTCTTCATCGGCGGCCGTGAAATCGGTAACGGCTTCTCCGAGCTGAATGACGCAGAAGACCAGGCGCAGCGTTTTGCTGACCAGGCTAATGCGAAAGACGCAGGTGATGACGAAGCCATGTTCTACGACGAAGACTACGTCACCGCGCTGGAGCACGGCCTGCCACCAACCGCAGGTCTGGGCATCGGTATCGACCGTATGGTGATGCTGTTCACTAACAGCCACACCATTCGCGACGTGATTCTGTTCCCGGCAATGCGCCCGCAGAAATAA
- the intS_1 gene encoding Putative prophage CPS-53 integrase, giving the protein MPLTDLELRRSKPQDKPYTLSDGGGLSILIEPNGSKGWRFRYRFDGKPKMLSLGTYPTVSLTEARQKRDEAKKLVVSGINPSVARKQQKRARQDVTGNTFEGIAREWYGKRRDRWSESYAEEMMKTFEIDVFPYIGHRPIAEIKPMELMETLSKLDERGATEKLRKVRQRCGEVWKYAIVTGRAEYNPAPDLASAFSPHKKEHYAFLSVAELPDFFRTFNTYTGSLIVKLAMRLLIITGTRPGELRKAEWSEFDFDNRLWEVPPERMKKRRPHCVPLSDQAISILEQLKPLTGHYSFVFPGRIHHSKPISEMAMNVLVRRIGYAGRVTGHGFRHTMSTILHEQGYNTAWIETQLAHVDKNSIRGTYNHAQYLDGRREMLQWYADYMDSLEQGGNVVHGSFGKQA; this is encoded by the coding sequence ATGCCCCTCACAGACCTTGAGCTACGGCGCTCTAAGCCGCAAGACAAACCCTATACACTCAGTGATGGCGGTGGGCTTTCTATACTCATTGAGCCGAACGGTTCCAAAGGCTGGCGCTTTCGCTACCGTTTCGATGGCAAACCGAAAATGCTTTCTCTCGGGACATACCCCACAGTTTCACTCACCGAGGCAAGGCAGAAGCGTGATGAAGCTAAAAAGCTGGTGGTATCGGGCATCAACCCCAGCGTGGCCAGGAAGCAGCAGAAACGAGCGCGGCAAGATGTTACTGGCAATACCTTTGAGGGGATAGCGCGAGAGTGGTACGGCAAGCGGCGTGATCGCTGGTCAGAGTCATATGCAGAAGAGATGATGAAAACGTTTGAGATCGATGTTTTCCCATACATAGGCCACCGGCCAATTGCCGAGATAAAGCCAATGGAGCTTATGGAGACGCTTTCTAAACTGGATGAGCGCGGCGCAACAGAGAAATTGCGCAAGGTGCGCCAACGGTGCGGGGAGGTATGGAAATATGCCATCGTCACCGGCAGGGCTGAATATAACCCAGCCCCAGATCTTGCCAGCGCGTTCTCACCGCATAAAAAAGAACACTATGCCTTCTTGTCAGTTGCTGAGCTACCCGACTTTTTCCGCACCTTTAACACCTACACCGGCAGTCTGATCGTCAAGCTGGCTATGCGCTTGCTTATTATCACAGGGACAAGACCGGGAGAACTGCGTAAGGCTGAATGGTCAGAGTTTGATTTTGATAACCGGCTTTGGGAAGTGCCGCCGGAACGTATGAAAAAACGTCGCCCTCATTGCGTGCCACTATCTGACCAGGCTATCAGCATTCTGGAACAGCTAAAACCGCTGACCGGTCATTACAGCTTTGTGTTTCCGGGCAGGATCCACCACAGCAAGCCAATAAGCGAAATGGCTATGAATGTGCTGGTTCGCCGCATTGGATACGCTGGACGTGTAACTGGTCACGGCTTCCGCCACACCATGAGTACCATCCTGCACGAGCAGGGCTATAACACTGCCTGGATTGAAACCCAACTGGCCCACGTCGATAAGAATAGTATCCGGGGAACTTACAACCATGCCCAGTATCTGGATGGCCGGCGGGAGATGCTTCAGTGGTATGCCGACTATATGGACAGTCTGGAGCAGGGTGGCAATGTGGTTCACGGCTCGTTCGGAAAGCAGGCATAA
- a CDS encoding Predicted transcriptional regulator — MSQSFIRLPEVQRRTGYSKAWIYRLMSQAKFPTSVKIGTRAIAFVESEIDEWVNQRIAESRKEVS, encoded by the coding sequence ATGTCACAGTCCTTTATCCGTCTTCCAGAAGTACAACGACGAACTGGGTACAGCAAAGCTTGGATCTATCGCCTTATGTCCCAGGCTAAGTTCCCTACATCCGTAAAGATCGGCACTCGTGCTATTGCCTTTGTTGAAAGTGAGATTGACGAATGGGTCAATCAACGTATTGCTGAATCCCGAAAGGAGGTTTCCTGA
- a CDS encoding Phage anti-repressor protein, whose protein sequence is MEIEKTTNTGRGQTHPEESHSNINSNDFASLVPVSHGRIGGRESNIVSAKALHKTLGVGRDFTNWIKGRISQYGFMATADYVFVENLSTPKRASAKARQQLEHDYLITLGMAKELAMVERNEQGRAVRRYFIQCEEALQRSAPEVAARFRRQLKARIGAANLFKPMCVALDAARAEQGKQTLQHHYNNESNMIARIVLGGLSAKQWAQVNGIDGDPRDSMSAEQLDHLAYLESTNITLIELGQDYTQRKAELARLSQRWMAKRLGVDHA, encoded by the coding sequence ATGGAAATCGAAAAAACGACCAACACTGGTCGGGGCCAAACACACCCTGAAGAAAGTCACAGCAATATTAACAGTAACGACTTTGCTTCTTTAGTACCGGTATCTCATGGTCGGATAGGTGGGCGTGAAAGTAATATCGTGAGCGCGAAGGCATTACATAAAACGCTGGGTGTAGGCCGTGATTTTACCAACTGGATTAAAGGCCGTATTAGCCAATATGGATTTATGGCCACTGCCGATTATGTGTTTGTTGAGAATTTGAGCACGCCAAAACGGGCGAGCGCAAAAGCCAGACAACAGCTCGAACATGACTACCTGATAACCCTGGGTATGGCTAAAGAGTTGGCAATGGTTGAACGCAATGAGCAGGGGCGCGCCGTTCGCCGTTATTTCATTCAGTGCGAAGAAGCATTACAGCGCAGTGCGCCAGAAGTGGCCGCCCGGTTCCGTCGCCAGCTTAAGGCCCGCATAGGTGCAGCCAACCTGTTTAAGCCAATGTGCGTCGCGTTGGATGCTGCCCGCGCCGAACAGGGTAAGCAGACGCTGCAGCACCACTACAACAATGAAAGCAACATGATTGCCAGGATTGTGCTGGGTGGGCTGTCGGCTAAGCAGTGGGCTCAGGTGAACGGCATTGACGGAGACCCGCGTGACAGTATGAGCGCGGAGCAATTGGATCACCTTGCCTATCTGGAAAGCACCAACATAACGTTGATCGAGTTAGGGCAGGACTACACCCAGCGCAAGGCCGAACTGGCGCGGCTATCACAACGTTGGATGGCTAAACGCTTGGGGGTAGACCATGCATAA
- a CDS encoding Superfamily II helicase and inactivated derivatives, which produces MKSAPNVKQLPKDKLTEAIIFAGADAYAHAQHWIESEGKRHGDTVPPVYLGNKQLAELGNLRIIDKGRQSARVYLAGNIESLQINAIGEKLALAGVLEAKLYKGIPDREPENWREYLARVREQAERGESLVEDMRKASGNRTPADELAPRVESRAGGLYWVTPKIDKQSGEVIRPGQWLCGAVEVLGAGEGDGSDFVILRWQPIGNRPERTEAIPAGDIGNREGWARLSNRGLRVTAKPHLRAILADHLTDSDTGELWNVATLSGWQHGVYIMPDGEIIGDSQKRVVFYGRSATASGYTVAGTAESWRDNVAVLVAGNPSMMLGVATALVAPLVGLVGADGFGVHFFQQSSAGKTTTANIASSLYGNPEMLRLTWYGTALGIANEAQAHHDGLLALDEVGQGADPKSVATSAYTLFNGSGKLQGAKDGGNRELKRWRTVAISTGEMDIETYLLSHGIKPKAGQLVRLLNVPMEKTTVFHGLPLGKAHADALRDAWTAHHGAAGREWVRWLADHQQEAQEAAGAARERWRGLIPESYGEQIHRVGEKFALMEAALILAAHITSWDAQACRDAIQHSFNAWVKEFGTGNKEYQQIIEQAEEFLNAYGMSRFAPLDYDPRDLPISELMGYRDNGEQFDDPMLFYVLPAPFKKHVAGTHNKDAAARVLHEAGMLKRPVSGKNWQIRTPRLKHLNNARPWTYVLLFAPESEESEAE; this is translated from the coding sequence ATGAAATCTGCACCGAACGTTAAGCAATTGCCAAAGGATAAACTCACCGAGGCGATTATTTTCGCTGGGGCTGACGCTTACGCCCACGCTCAACATTGGATAGAAAGCGAAGGGAAAAGGCATGGTGATACTGTTCCACCTGTTTATCTGGGCAATAAGCAACTGGCCGAGCTGGGTAATCTGCGCATTATCGACAAGGGGCGGCAGTCTGCCCGTGTTTATTTGGCGGGTAATATTGAATCCCTTCAAATTAATGCCATTGGTGAAAAGCTGGCACTGGCGGGTGTATTGGAGGCAAAACTCTACAAGGGCATTCCCGACCGGGAGCCGGAGAACTGGCGAGAGTATTTAGCCAGGGTGCGCGAGCAGGCCGAACGCGGGGAAAGCCTGGTTGAAGATATGCGCAAAGCAAGCGGAAATCGGACGCCGGCGGATGAACTGGCCCCCCGCGTAGAATCCCGTGCTGGTGGCCTGTATTGGGTTACACCCAAAATTGATAAGCAGTCTGGGGAAGTGATCCGCCCTGGGCAATGGCTGTGTGGCGCGGTGGAGGTGCTGGGAGCCGGTGAAGGTGACGGCAGCGACTTTGTTATTTTGCGCTGGCAACCGATCGGAAACCGCCCCGAGCGAACGGAGGCTATCCCGGCGGGTGATATTGGTAATCGAGAAGGTTGGGCAAGGCTGAGTAACCGGGGGCTGCGCGTCACGGCGAAACCTCACCTCCGCGCTATCCTTGCCGACCATTTAACGGACAGTGATACCGGAGAACTGTGGAACGTCGCCACGCTGTCTGGTTGGCAGCACGGTGTTTATATCATGCCTGACGGGGAGATCATCGGCGACAGCCAAAAGCGCGTCGTATTCTATGGGCGAAGTGCTACGGCGTCGGGTTATACCGTAGCGGGAACGGCTGAGAGCTGGCGTGACAATGTGGCCGTGCTGGTGGCGGGCAATCCGTCGATGATGTTGGGCGTTGCTACTGCGCTGGTTGCGCCATTGGTGGGGCTGGTGGGCGCTGATGGTTTTGGTGTGCACTTTTTCCAGCAGTCTAGCGCCGGGAAAACCACCACGGCGAATATTGCCAGCAGCCTCTACGGTAATCCTGAAATGCTGCGCCTGACGTGGTACGGCACGGCGCTGGGGATTGCCAACGAGGCGCAGGCGCACCATGACGGACTGCTTGCGCTGGATGAGGTCGGCCAAGGGGCAGATCCCAAATCTGTCGCTACCTCGGCTTACACGCTCTTTAACGGTTCGGGAAAACTGCAGGGTGCTAAAGATGGCGGCAACCGTGAGTTAAAACGCTGGCGAACAGTGGCGATCAGTACCGGGGAAATGGACATTGAAACCTATCTGCTGAGCCACGGCATTAAACCCAAAGCCGGCCAACTGGTGCGCTTACTCAATGTGCCGATGGAGAAAACGACGGTATTTCATGGCTTACCGTTAGGCAAGGCCCATGCTGACGCCCTGCGTGATGCTTGGACGGCTCACCATGGTGCGGCGGGTCGTGAGTGGGTGCGTTGGCTTGCCGATCACCAGCAGGAGGCGCAGGAGGCCGCAGGCGCAGCGCGTGAACGTTGGCGCGGACTTATCCCTGAAAGTTACGGCGAACAGATCCACCGTGTAGGGGAAAAATTCGCGTTGATGGAAGCGGCGCTGATACTGGCGGCCCATATTACCAGCTGGGATGCGCAGGCGTGTCGAGATGCCATTCAGCACAGCTTTAACGCTTGGGTAAAGGAATTCGGTACTGGCAACAAAGAGTACCAACAGATTATTGAGCAGGCCGAGGAATTCCTTAATGCCTATGGTATGAGCCGGTTCGCCCCACTGGACTATGACCCGCGAGATTTGCCGATCTCCGAACTGATGGGGTATCGCGATAACGGCGAACAGTTCGATGATCCTATGTTGTTCTATGTGCTGCCTGCACCGTTTAAAAAACACGTTGCTGGAACTCACAACAAAGACGCCGCCGCGCGAGTTCTCCATGAAGCCGGAATGCTCAAAAGGCCTGTCAGCGGCAAAAATTGGCAAATAAGAACCCCGCGGTTGAAACACTTAAACAACGCCCGCCCATGGACTTACGTTCTGCTCTTTGCGCCGGAATCAGAGGAAAGCGAAGCCGAATAG